The window CCATCTTGTGAGACAGTTACCACAAGAGAATTATTCAGGGTTTTATCTTTGCATGATTTGGATGACACGGCAAGAGAGAGTGGAGTGGCTCATTGCCCTGTGGGTGGcctggctttggtgggagaggaACCCGGCCCTGAGGTCTGGGGTTCTCATACCACGTCATCCTGTGTGCCCAGGCCCCCTGCTGGAAGACTGGGACATAATCAGCCCCAAGGATGTCATTGGTTCCGACGTGCTGCTGGCTGAGAAACGGTCATCGCTGACGACAGCTGCCCTGCCCTTCACACAGTCCATCCTCTCTCAGGTGGTTTCAGGGAGCTCCGGGACCCAGTGCGGTtggagggcagggcctgcttGGCACCCCTAATCCGAGCATGCTGGTTGGTGCCTGCCCAGCTGACTGGGggcctcccaccctccttccttcacAGGTGGGCCGCACCTTATCTAAGGTCCAACAGGTGCTGAGCTGGTCATACGGGGAAGACGTCAAGCCCTTCAAGCCACCCCTGAGTGATGCGGAGTTTCACACATACCTGAACCACGAGGGCCAGCTCTCCCGCCCCGAGGAGTTGCGCCTGCGGATCTATCATGGTGGTGTCGAGCCCTCCCTGCGAAAGGTGGGTTTTCTTGGCCACTGGACCCATCACTCCTGGAGACATAGGCAGTGGGCCACACTATCATGGGATGGAGTGGAAATATTCCAGGGCGGCAGGCTCGCCTTCAGGAGGGACTAGGAGTCAGAGGTGGGAAGGCAGCCTTTCCCAAAGAAGGGTGGAGACCTGAGGGCGGGGTGGTGACAGATCCACGCCGGGGTGTGGCACCTCGTCTGTAGAACCTCAGCCTCACCTGTCTCATCCCTGGCCAGGTGGTGTGGCGGTACCTGCTGAATGTGTACCCAGACGGGCTGACAGGCCGAGAGCGGATGGACTACATGAAACGCAAGAGTCGCGAGTACGAGCAGCTCAAGAGCGAGTGGGCCCAGCGCGCCAGCCCCGAGGACCTGGAGTTCATCCGCAGCACGGTCCTCAAGGATGTGCTGCGTACCGACCGGGCCCACCCCTACTATGCGGGGCCTGAGGACGGCCCGCACCTGCGGGCCCTGCACGACCTGCTCACCACGTACGCCGTCACCCACCCACAGGTGTCCTACTGCCAGGGCATGAGTGACCTGGCCTCGCCCATCCTCGCCGTCATGGACCATGAGGGCCACGCCTTCATCTGCTTTTGTGGCATCATGAAGCGCCTGGCCGCAAACTTCCACCCTGATGGCCGCGCCATGGCCACCAAGTTCGCTCACCTCAAGCTGCTGCTGCGGCACGCCGACCCTGACTTCTACCAGTACTTGCAGGAAGCCGGTGCCGACGACCTGTTCTTCTGCTACCGCTGGCTGCTGCTCGAGCTCAAGCGTGAGTTTGCCTTCGACGATGCCCTCCGCATGCTAGAGGTCACCTGGAGCTCGCTGCCCCCTGATCCTCCTGAGCACGAGGTGGAGCTCGTCGGGCCCCCCAGCCTGGTGACAGACACCAGCTTCGGGGGCCACAGGGGACGGCCCGTGCGGCAGCGGCACATGCTGAGGCCTGCAGGTGGAGGAGGTGGTGCCTTTGAAGATGCTGTTGACCACTTGGCTGCCACCAGCCAGGGGCCTGGCGGTGGGGGGCGTCTCCTGAGACAAGCCAGTCTGGATGACCTCCAGCAACTCAGGGATAACACAGGCCCCAGGAGGGACGCCCTGGTCCAACTGCCCCACCCCGCTGCCCTCATCAGCTCCAAGTCCCTCTCGGAGCCCTTGCTGAACTCCTCAGACCCGctgctttcctcctcctcccaccctgatTCCCCATCCTCCTCGTCTCCGCCGTCCACCCAGGACGCCTCTCCTGCGGGTGACGTGGCTGCAGGATCCCCCTTGATGCCGGAGGTGGGCTCCCCGCAAGACCCTGGGAagcccctgctccccccacccccactgggcctgcccccgccccaggaGTTTGGCCGCGGGAACCCGTTcatgctcttcctctgccttgcCATCCTGCTGGAGCACCGCGACCACATCATGCGCAACGGGCTGGATTACAACGAGCTGGCCATGCACTTTGACCGCCTAGTGCGAAAACACCACCTGGGGCGCGTTCTGCGCCGGGCTAAGGCTCTCTTCGCTGATTACCTGCAGTCAGAGGTATGGGACTCAGAGGAGGGGGCCGAGGCCACGGCCCCATCGTGATCAGGCTCCCTCCAGGCCACCATTAGCCCCACCAGATCTTCGTTCCTTGCCATCAGGGCCTACATGTGagaccccacctccctgcctgccagcccGAGGCCTGTGGGAACACGgtgccctctctccccagctctgagaGTATGGGGCTCTGTTTTGGCACTGCCCCATGGAGGCCACGgcctcttttttctgtttttgttgttttatttttaacaactatACTTTGCACACATGAAGGTCACCGTGGTCTGTGtatttctccatcttctccctgGTTTTGGTTATAGGTGGCATCCCCGGGGGCTCTTCACCTGGTGGAGCTGAAATACCTCCCACTTCATGTGAAGGGCAGTTTGCGtccccaggggcaggagggcggATGCTGAGAAATCGGTTCTAGAAGATGAGCCCAGGTCGAGGACAGCTTGAGGAGGCCTGAGGCTGTTTTGTGGTACATTTGTCTGCCTATGAGGGTCTGGACTATGGCTGTGAATGTATGTTTTTAGAACAGGCCCCGAATGAGGGATGAAAGAGAGTTCCTGACTCAGAAAGGACAAGATTCATTACAAAGACTGGGAAGTATGGGCCACTTAGAGAAAAACACTGAGCCAGCCACCTCTGGCATTCCACATGTCCCCATTTCTAGGATCCAGACCCTCCCTCCCCTAGAGTCTTATGCACTCATGTCAGCGGTCCTGTGCAAGGGTCTAAGGCTCCTACTCTTGTCACTTGCTTTGGGGCCAGCTTAAGGGACTGTGGCCTTGCCATGCCTAGGGCTCTATGCCCTAAAC is drawn from Camelus ferus isolate YT-003-E chromosome X, BCGSAC_Cfer_1.0, whole genome shotgun sequence and contains these coding sequences:
- the TBC1D25 gene encoding TBC1 domain family member 25 isoform X2, with protein sequence MASLCQKCESFLPPEFRSFAVDPQITSLDVLQHILIRAFDLNGKKNFGISYLGRDRLGQEAYLSLLSDWDLSTAFATASKPYLQLRVDIRPTEDSPLLEDWDIISPKDVIGSDVLLAEKRSSLTTAALPFTQSILSQVGRTLSKVQQVLSWSYGEDVKPFKPPLSDAEFHTYLNHEGQLSRPEELRLRIYHGGVEPSLRKVVWRYLLNVYPDGLTGRERMDYMKRKSREYEQLKSEWAQRASPEDLEFIRSTVLKDVLRTDRAHPYYAGPEDGPHLRALHDLLTTYAVTHPQVSYCQGMSDLASPILAVMDHEGHAFICFCGIMKRLAANFHPDGRAMATKFAHLKLLLRHADPDFYQYLQEAGADDLFFCYRWLLLELKREFAFDDALRMLEVTWSSLPPDPPEHEVELVGPPSLVTDTSFGGHRGRPVRQRHMLRPAGGGGGAFEDAVDHLAATSQGPGGGGRLLRQASLDDLQQLRDNTGPRRDALVQLPHPAALISSKSLSEPLLNSSDPLLSSSSHPDSPSSSSPPSTQDASPAGDVAAGSPLMPEVGSPQDPGKPLLPPPPLGLPPPQEFGRGNPFMLFLCLAILLEHRDHIMRNGLDYNELAMHFDRLVRKHHLGRVLRRAKALFADYLQSEVWDSEEGAEATAPS
- the TBC1D25 gene encoding TBC1 domain family member 25 isoform X1, which gives rise to MATASGSLELASSGAPPPGGGAQAAAAEEEEREVVRVRVKKCESFLPPEFRSFAVDPQITSLDVLQHILIRAFDLNGKKNFGISYLGRDRLGQEAYLSLLSDWDLSTAFATASKPYLQLRVDIRPTEDSPLLEDWDIISPKDVIGSDVLLAEKRSSLTTAALPFTQSILSQVGRTLSKVQQVLSWSYGEDVKPFKPPLSDAEFHTYLNHEGQLSRPEELRLRIYHGGVEPSLRKVVWRYLLNVYPDGLTGRERMDYMKRKSREYEQLKSEWAQRASPEDLEFIRSTVLKDVLRTDRAHPYYAGPEDGPHLRALHDLLTTYAVTHPQVSYCQGMSDLASPILAVMDHEGHAFICFCGIMKRLAANFHPDGRAMATKFAHLKLLLRHADPDFYQYLQEAGADDLFFCYRWLLLELKREFAFDDALRMLEVTWSSLPPDPPEHEVELVGPPSLVTDTSFGGHRGRPVRQRHMLRPAGGGGGAFEDAVDHLAATSQGPGGGGRLLRQASLDDLQQLRDNTGPRRDALVQLPHPAALISSKSLSEPLLNSSDPLLSSSSHPDSPSSSSPPSTQDASPAGDVAAGSPLMPEVGSPQDPGKPLLPPPPLGLPPPQEFGRGNPFMLFLCLAILLEHRDHIMRNGLDYNELAMHFDRLVRKHHLGRVLRRAKALFADYLQSEVWDSEEGAEATAPS